TTACCACTTCAAGCACTCTGATGAAAATATTCCTCCTCCACTTGTATTTGTGGATTTTCTCACATTCTTGAATAATAACACTAATTCAGCCCAAACCTCTGACCACTACTGTGGGGAAATAACAAGGTTGCAGCTACACATGAACGCACACACAGCGAAGTACAGCTGCAggtctcctctccacctcccttcTGTTAGTCTTCACCTCTGTTCTGCAAGACAGCTCATTCAAGTCCACAGTCCTTTTATGGCCTTGTGGTGAGATAataatcctgtgtgtgtgtgtgtgtgtgtgtgtgtgtgtgtgtgtgtgtgtctccacacATAGATTATGATACAGCACAGAGCCAAACAAGAGTAAACAGACCAAGGGGCAATGCATCACCTTATTTAGGAATGTAGGACACATTTACGATGTGATGATCAGGTCGGACACAGTAGATACTGAAAGTTTAGCCAGCAGATCAGAATCAGCTGATATTTGCTTATACTTCACTTCAATTTTGGTGCATAGGACCCTTATTGATCACTTGTTTACAGTGGCAGTGGcaataaaatgtacttaaagcgtcaacagtaaaagtactctgcAGAAAAATGGCCCCGGTGATTGTTGCACCATTTTACTGCTAGTTAAGCTGCAAACCATTTCTAACTATTTCATACTGGGCTGCAACtcttgattattttcattatggattcaAGTATAATGAATGGAGGGATTCtgaggaagagcaacagaggagggattcCTCTCACGGGACAGACACATGTCATCTGTACAGAACAGATGAGCAAAACCACAGTATATACAAAGTATGATGGCAAAAGTTCTGACACATGCagattataaaatatatgtgaatatattaattaataatatataaaaatggaTCCAGGAGGACACTGAGCATCTTCAGGTTTCGCCAggaattaattgaaaaatacCCATCACAACtacccagagcccaaagtgacacctttacactgcttgttttgtcaaactattgcacaaataaacacataaagcatgaaaatataattctGAAGTAATGTTCCTGAAATTTGTACTGAAGCACAGAGCTTGTGTCAATGTAGTTATATTCCACCGCAGCTTATTTTCCAGAGTTGACAAATCTCAAAGCATTTCCAATCGAGCATGAAGCGACATCTCATCAGTATTTCATCTAATTCAGTGTCACCTCATCTGATCTGTCTTTCAAAGCTTTTTAACACTTCCTTGGCCGAGCCAGTTCCAGAAGGTTATGAGGATGTTTCTAACATTGTGCCTCCATACAGTGCTTTCTCTGCCAAAGGACAGCCTGAGgtactcacaacacacacaaacaaccttATCACACTGACAGTGGTGTTTAAACATCTGGCTGATACAACAAGCGCCTAAgctgtctcctctgtctttccagGGAGATTTGGTGTATGTGAACTATGGTCGAACAGAAGACTTTTTCCAGTTAGAGAGGGAGATGGGCATCAATGCTACTGAGAAGATTGTCATTGTCAGATATGGGAAAATATTCAGAGGCAATAAGGTAGGAAAAGTCTTGGTCGCATCTCCtgatgttgaaatatttctgtCATACATTGTATTGTAATTAAAAGGATTACACTTGTGGTTAAATGCATTGGAAGCTTTCATCTCAAAAGCAGCTAAACACAGCTGAAATTAATGAAAAGCAGTAGTggtgtgtaaaagaaaaaaaaaaatgtatatatatatatatatatatatattatttttcacattctcATCCatcttttaatatttgttgTAATTCATCAATGTCGACTCAATCATCACCATTCACCTGACAAACAGGACAGcgataaataaaaagttaaatagaCAATCAAAATGACCCACTGCTCCCTGTCTGTGTCACTCCACCAGGTGAAGAACGCCATGTTGGCCGGAGCGAAAGGGATCATTATGTTCTCAGACCCAGCAGATTACTGGGCTGCTGGAGTCCAGGTGGAGGATTCTGCATAATATTAACTATTCTTGTGTTCACGTGTGGATTATggaactgcatgtgtgtgtgtaatgtcgTAAAACAGTAGAggttgaatatttttaatgaatactAACACTATGACTGGCTTTTAAACAAGACTCGATCACTGCCAGGATGCAATCTGTGGAATCACACTAAGCATTTTAAaatgggtatgtgtgtgtgtgtgtgtgtgggtgtgggtgtgtacaGCCATACCCCGATGGCTGGAACCTCCCAGGTGGAGGAGCTCAAAGAGGAAATGTTCTCAACTTAAATGGAGCAGGAGACCCACTCACACCAGGTTACCCTgctaaaggtgtgtgtgtctgtgtgctagAGCCTGTGTGAGTGTATACATGTGAGCTTATCTAACATAGCCCTGTCCCCCACAGAATATACATACAGGTTCAGCCCTGAGGATGGGGTGGGACTTCCCAAGATTCCTGTGCATCCAATCGGCTTTCAGGATGCAATTCTCCTTCTGaagtaaacattatttttctcttgtcttcttcacttctcttctttttcctgtcttttttttttttcttaaccaCACTTCACCCTGGGGCTGATATGGTTATGTTCCCTgctgtaaaatgtgatatttcacAGCATTTAAACAGTTCTATAGCCACACTGGactaacatgctaatgtggaCACAGGATGATTAGGTTTTAAATGTTCACTTTGGTTTAGCAAGTTATGGGATTGACATTGATCTTGGTGATAAAGTAAAagttatacattttttaaaaatgactagaCGATGGCGCTAAGTGAAAAGTCAAATTATCACCAAACAATGGCGACCTATTCCATAGTTGTtaagacatttcagtctggaccagtGTGGTGGACCAACTAACAACCTGACATTGCCACACTTGTAAAATAGCTAAAAACTACTTAATTTGAATCTTGACTTCAGCACAAGAAACTTAATGTTTTATTGGGGTCCTTGAGTGAAATGAGCAGTTGATTTGTATTATTAACAGAGTGCATGAATTATGTACCTTTCAACAGGAACATGGGAGGACAGATTCCACCCAACAACTGGAAAGGAGCTCTTAATGTCTCCTACAGGACGGGTCCAGGCTTTAGCGATGACTTCAAGAACCAGTAAGTGCCTACATTAAGCTTTTTTCATGTCCGCTGTCAGAATCATCACTTGGGTCCACTTCACATGGTGATTACATCATTCTCCCATCcatctccattttttttctttgacaataAAACTCATTCATCTCCAGTTGATAATCTCTATTCTCCTGCCTCACTGTCTTCACCCTGTGTTTTAGTAATTGAGTTGACTCTCCCTTGTTTGTTGCTCATTTTTCCTGTTGCTCAGCTTTAATGACCCAGTGGCAAGTAGCCAAGTCAAAGATACAATGAAGGCCCTTGTgcctcttgtgtgtgtgagtcatacATACgcatccacacacatacattctgGACAAATTAAGGATGTAGCATGTACCCCTCTGCAACAACAGTAACTGGGCCATAACAACACATTAGTGACACACAGCGAATgtgttcctgcagctgcttttctgaaaaaatacaaatggaaCAGCTTTCTCTAGTAATTTCATGTTAAACGTAACTCTCTTGATCTGTTTCTCCTCTGTATCTATCACCCCTTCTTTAATCTGTCGGTCTCAGAAAGGTGCGCATGAATATCCACACTGACAACCAGATAACCAGGATCTACAATGTTATTGGCAGGATTAGAGGAGCTCTGGAGCCAGGTACAACAACCCAAACTGCCCTAATCCTTCATTAAACCTCAGAGCAACATTTTACACAgaaccaacacaaacaaacaaaactaataAAGTCATTATGGACACTAACACTGGTGTTTTCATGATAATATGTTAGAAATGGAAgataaaatcatttaattgCCTATTGGTCAGAAAATGTTGCAAATCCTTTTGCAAGAAACAGTTAAGAAATGCAGTGTAATGCAGTGTAACTGTCTTTCAAGCAAGATTCTGTGATAGAAATAGCCAAATTGTCAtaatttgtctttctttctctaatTCTTCCATGTGTTGTtggctgggtgtgtgtgtgtgtttgtagacaGGTATATTATTTTGGGAGGGCACCGGGATGCCTGGGTGTTTGGAGGAATTGATCCCATGTCTGGTGCTGCAGTGGTCCACGAAACTGTCAGGAGTGCTGGCCAGCTGCTCAGTAAAGGTACATCTGTGTGTAATGTTGTTActttaaatgtcttgtgtttccttttatctgtagcactttgagatttgttttccaaatgtaaagtgcattatgaataaaatgtattattattattattattattatcaatatgtCCGCTCCGAGCATACTGTCTGATTTCAACCCTCAGAATGGTTAGTTCCCAGAATGCATGTTTTGGTCTGACGCCCTTATAATGCCATATagacatggtgtgtgtgtgtgtgtgtgtgtgtgtgtgtgtgtgtgtgtgtgtgtgtgtgtgtatatatatatatatatatatatatatatatatatatatatatatatatgtgtgtgtgtgtgtgtgtgtgtgtgtgtgtgtgtgtgtgtgtgtgtaggttggAGGCCAAGGAGGACTGTGATATTTGCCAGCTGGGATGCAGAGGAGTTTGGACTGTTGGGATCTACAGAATGGGCAGAGgtatacccacacacacacacacacgagcccATATGCCCTCACATACGAGGacatgtgtacacatacacacaaacacgcactgACCTCACTTCACCCTTCTCAACAGGATAATGccaagctgctgcaggagagagCTGTGGCCTACATTAATGCCGACTCTGCCATCGAgggtgagtgtgtttgtgtgcacagctCAATATTCTCAATAAATTATGGACAATGTTGGGGCTGAATTAGTTTCGATATGTCTCGCATGTTTGAATGTATCTATTTGAAATTCCAGGCATGTACACACTGAGGGTTGACTGCACTCCATCTTTACACACTCTGGTGTACGACCTCACCAAGCAGGTCAGCAGATTCATGCACACAAAAGAAACGTCCAGTGGTACATCCGAACATGATTTGAGTACATTAATTTCATCTTTCATGCTCACTCTTGTGCTGTATTCCTATTATACCCtccccatctttctctctttcccttctttctATGCTTACATGTAGATAGCCAGtccagaggaaggagaggagggagtcTCTCTGTACGACAGCTGGCATAAGAGGGACAACTGGACGAATGACCGTGATGCACCCAGGTATGAACCCTCATCACTTGCTTGTTCAGTACAACAAGATGATTTCTAACTTTTCAACGCAGCTGTTAAAGTGATGTTGAAGTTTGCACCCATAATGCAAAGATATATACAGACTATTAAAATCAGTAATGTGTCTATTTGGCCATGTGTTGGGTTTTCAATAATTTTGaaagttaaaatgtgttttgttggtCTTCGGTCATCAGTCTACCCTCCACTCTTGTGTACTGTAGGATAAGTAAACTCGGGTCAGGCAGTGACTTTGAGGCCTATTTCATCCGTCTGGGTATTGCTGCTGGAAGAGCCAGATACACTAAGAACAAGGTGAGACACACTGCAATTACAGATTTATCTGAATAGAAATTATTCAATACACAAACAGTACTGTTCCTTGTGAATctcaaaatattatatttatgttaGTGTATATGTTTTCATATGCAAGCCTGTGGATATGTGAAGAatatgtttgttatttttttttctttttctcttcattgcAGGTATTATCTCATGTGTTTACAGCCTCAGTGTGATATCtatgttgtgtctgtgtgattttACTACTGTTCCAGTGGATTCATGAATCATTGTATTTATCTGCCATGGACAAGTACAAATTGCTCATTTAATTGGGGACAATGTTGCTATCCAAAATTCTGATTTCTGTCTTCACTCCACTTCACAAGGGTTGAGTTAAGATTAGGAAAAGTATGGTGATGGTAATGTTTTGGCCAAGGTTACGGTGGGCCTCCATGGACTCAGTGTATCTCATTGAAATGTCCTCTGTGTGCACTCAGAAAACAGAGCGGTACAGCAGTTATCCAGTCTATCACAGTGTGTATGAAACCTTCGAGATAGTGGAGAAGTTTTATGACCCCTCCTTCAAGAGGCTTCGGGCGGTGGCCCAGGTGAGAGGCGGGCTCATCTTCCTATTGGCCGATTCCCAGCTCCTCCCTCTCGATGTCAACCAGTACGCAGACTCACTGCGGAAATACTCGCAGAGCATCGCACAGCTGGCACAGATGCATCCAGAGGAAATGAAGATGTATGAGGTGTCATTTGGTGAGTTGATTTTGGTGACTGTGTGCTCAGTGTAAGGTTAATAAATTAAGTTGACGCAGTatcaaaatgtttgaatgaGGAAGCCAAATGCTGACTTTTCCAAGAATCTCTcagcattttcactgttttctgtattttcagattctttgttttctgctggGAATAACTTCACTGTTGCAGCCAGGGACTTCCATGAGCGCCTGCAGACTCTTAACAAAGCAGAGTAAGAGTGTGTTTATCAATTCATACATTTTAGCCATTCAGACAAATGCAGAATTATGGTATGCATGTTCTATATGCTCTGAAATGTATACTTAGTGGCACCTGTAGGTGCACCTGTACACACTTATGTATTGCCATCCAATACAAAGCCTGTGCCCTATATTTCACCTTTATACAGTTTAGAATATTCAGCTTTTGTCAGGAATGTGTAAATGCAATGACATATTTATCATTGGGCTCATCATGAAGGGTGTGCTGGGCTGTATTATATTGAATGGCtattttttcatctgttgtcCCTGGACAGATGTTACAATCATcctaaaaagtgtgtgtgtgtgtgtgtgtgtgtgtgtgtgtgtgtgtgtgtgtgtgtgtgtgtgtgggtcagtcCTCTGCAGGTACGCATCATAAATGATCAGCTCATGTATCTGGAGAGAGCCTTCATTGACCCCTTGGGCCTACCAGGCAGACCCTTCTacaggttagacacacacacacacacacacacacacacacacacacacacacacacacacacacacacacacataaaacactgtACATGCTTTACATCATGTGTCTCATCAACCAGTCATGCACTTATAATTCCTATATTCTGTATTATAATCTTTTTGCCTTGTGACTACCTGCATTATTTTAGACCCTAAGGTGTAAAATTACCCAGTAATCCATTGGGTAGAAAACGGAAAGATCAGAAACATAACTGTACTTTCTGTGCTGTTGATGATTATTACAATCACTGCTTAGAAATGATTAGTAACAggcttttttcacagcaaacattttggcACGTCGTAGTAGGAAAAACacactaataacattaatgatggctccgTTCTATTGAGGTGTGTCAATAAGTCGTGACAGTGCGACAGCGAGGCAGCGTGCACAATACCAGGATGCTGAAACTGAAGCACTCACTCATTGTATCATTTACTCCTGTGTTTCTCTCACTGTCATAGACTGTACggtcattcattcatcattatgTCTCACACACTCCCTTTTAATTCAATCACAGCCTCTTTCATCAGCGAAGCTAGTTTTTGCTGCTGACTCAATGCAGACTGTGAGATGAATGTATTGCTGTATCACTTCTTACTTACTTAGATACACATCAGAACTGATTTTTAAGGTTTTGATCAAGAGAGTTTTGAACAGACAAGCACCCTGTTGCATGCATAAATGATACTGCATACAGGGCTGCATGAAggactgtttctgtgtttaattaaaaacactgatgtacTGTAGTATCTCCTGTGCATTCCTTAACATAACActccccctccttccttttTCAGGCATGTGATCTTTGCTCCCAGCAGCCATAATAAATATGCAGGGGAGTCTTTCCCTGGGATCTATGATGCATTGTTTGACATCCAGAACTCAGCTGACCCAAAGAGGGCCTGGGAGGAAGTCAAGCGTCAAATCAGCATTGCAGCTTTCACCGTTCATGCTGCTGCCATGACCCTAACACCACCtgcatgaagcacacacacccagtcTGAAGCCATGTGATCAAGCGATCGAATGACAATTATATAACAACACCAGAATGTGAAGAGAGGGAATACAACATACCGTGTTTCCTGAACCAGTCGTGTTTCCAGGAACGAACATCCAGAGCTCAGTGCTGCATTATCAGAAAACAACTTACATCATTTCTTACTCTTGGTTTCTGATGTGTGATGTGGCAACAGAAAAGTaataatttatgtatttaatattAGTTGTCGTTTGGTCGAGCATAATAAAAATCAATCCGCACTTAACATATGGGCAGAAAATGACCCAGATCTTGTCCATGTGATGGTCTGaggaaaaaatgtgaaacaagacagaaatataattttaactACAttcatgttgatttttttgataaatgactttCCTTAATTTCCTTCCCTGAGGTATACAGTACTTTTTAGCACACCAAAGGATACTAAAAAAGTAACAATGACCATGAAACTAGGAAAATACAGTTAAAATTTGGGTGAGTTGTTACAGACATGACACACGAGGAATGTCTTCAAGAGACAATGAGGCTGAAGTGTTGATTAACCGTTACCTTTGTGTAACGACTTAATAATGACAGTATTGTAAGCTAAGGGATGAGAGACAGAATATATGGCAATGCTATttaaaaataagtgaaaattaGGTACCGAGTTGGACAGTAAATCAAGTGAGAGAACAGTTCAGATGCTAACCCACTCTGGGTCACAGGATGGAAAAGCTACAATGGAAAGGCAACAACTTgacataaaaaatgaaattttacaTCAGTGAATCTTTTTAACTTCTAAAACTGGACTCGTTAAGATGCCCTGGCAACGATCTCAGCGGCCGACATAAAGTTTACGACAAAGTCATTAATATCTCAGATGAACtgtttttgatatattttgtgaCCTCCAAggggtaaaataaaaaaaaacacagttcatATCATTCAGAAACATACTGTGACTTTCAATGATGAGAAAAACTGACTGAAGAGATGCAATAAAATTCAAGTGTGcccttgttcttgttcttgtcctTCTTCATAATGACACTGGAGGTGACTGTGAGCAGCTTTGGGCAgctgtacacgtgtgtgtgtgtgtgtgtgtgtgtgtgtgtgtgtgtgtgtgtgtgtgtgtgtgtgtgtgtgtgtgtgtgtgtgtgtgtgtgtgtgtgtgtgtgtgtgtgtgtctaacctgtAGAAGGGTCTACCTGGTAGACTGATTGGTCCAGCCTTCTTCAGAGACAACTTCGTATTGACTTTATTTACTAGTTAATGGGAAGAGACAAGAAAAGTACAGGAATTACAGAGCTGAATACACAAAACTCACAAGCCATCCTTGCCCACACCATGCACTGATTGACTCCACCACAGGAGGGCGCCAGAGTCATCACTTTTCAAATTCTCCACATGGCTTTAAATCTCCTCTTAAACACACTTCTTTCTGAGAACTTGGTCACTTAGCCCCATAAAGTGGTCTTCTGTATCAAACGCTTTATCTCCCTCAAACAGTACATTCACGTTCACCTGGAATAGTCACAGCAGATATACAGCAGAGCTACACTGACGTATGAGGAAGTGTATGTGGAGTGAGTGTGCTGTCACGTCTAACTCTGGTAAGGAGATTCTGGCAAACATGgacattgtttgtgtgtttgacaaaTTCCTAATTGCGCACTGATTTTGTGaaacttcattatttttttcttctttttgaatttttttttccttctttgtaTTGGCAAAGAAGGAAATTGTAAGTGTAAGGTATTTGTATGTGGAACATTTTGTATGTATACTGTCAATGTTAATATGTTCTATAAAAGTATTTCTAAAAGTATGTCTTCTTTCtataaaagtgttttctgtctgatctGGTTATTTTTATGACTTCCTGtagggcagtgtgtgtgtgtgtgtgtgtgtgtgtgtgtgtgttctcacctctCATGTAAATTAGGAACTCCTGGACTGTGCTGGCAGACTTCCTTTCCACTTGGTGGGCCAGAGTGAGACTGAGAGTCaaagacagtcacacacacttagtTAGGCCTGTATTTGTTGAACTTTATaggtttgaatatttaaatggTTGCTAATAATAagcaacaaaaactaaaaaaggcCATTTTGTACTGGCTTTGATACAACCCCATTTTAATGAGGATGTAGCACCTACCTGCTATCTGTATATCTTCACTTTAATAGTCGGAGAAGTCTGTAGTTCCCCTCTTGTAGCAGGACCAACCCTTCGGTGGGAACTCACACAGAATAttcaaaacaagacaacaataTATACCTTTATAGTGTAGGCTTTATAGTAACTAAAAAAATACCGACAAACCCATTTTAGCATCATACAGTGAAATCATCTGCACCAGCCTGCACCAGCTGTATGAAACAACAGCTGTATTATTAACATCAATACATACGTTACTTTTACCATTAATACAACGTGACATAAAAATTTGGACAATACGCTTGGAAACATATAAGACAATGATGCTGccatttttatgatttttttcctttttctggtGGGAAATTGGTTTCCATAACTACAGCATTTACAGCTTGCTATACTAGACACACAAAGTATTTACCACATCAATGTCACATCAAATTACTTACAAATGAACCTGTACGTTCTTTTTAGTTACTCGTTTATACTTGTATAATTGTATAGGTACATTACATTTGACCATTTAATCATATTTCATGTCTGGCAGGTTAAACAGTTCACTAACCAAAGTCAAATCATATCAAATATCATTATTAGTACAATATTTTGTTTGAAAACATTCTTGGTCACCGCCTTAGCTTGtaattcactgtttttcttcattcacAGTACTTTTGGAAACATGTACCTGTCATGCAAACTGGACAATGTTTATACTATTTTGTGGTGTGTGACAGTTGTCTTTGCTTCCTGGATCAGGTCTCTCTTGAAAAAGTCAACCAGACTCGGTCCTGAGTTGATACTTGATCAGTCAACAGCTTTCCAGTTCAGCCCAGCAACTACAACAAAAGAGGCATTTTCTCATGTATACTGCTTACATAACCcaacacatttacatgtttacatgcatcTCACAGGGAGCACAGGGATATTTGCATCCTATCTGACTAAACAGGCTTTCTCACTGTTAGGCTTATGACCTTTGATTTGCATGTTGGTTTGTGGAAACAGGGAGCTGCTGTTTATATTTGTTGGTTGGACACAGAggcctctttcattttctttttcaattaatttcaaAAAAGGGTTCAATCTCTCCCAAAGAGCATCTGACAGAAACAATGCAAAGCAAACTAAAACAGTACCATAAGTGATGCATCAGACACAAACGTGAAGAAATCAGGGGCGAAAATCCCATTTCATTGTTGGGGGGgacaataaacagtaaaatttCAGAGAGTAactcctggggggggggggacatgaaAAAATTGCTGTCTGGCCCCATCTACTTCTCTCT
The Pempheris klunzingeri isolate RE-2024b chromosome 4, fPemKlu1.hap1, whole genome shotgun sequence genome window above contains:
- the naalad2 gene encoding N-acetylated-alpha-linked acidic dipeptidase 2 yields the protein MRKESRLIRWIWWIVVVTALFLLGFIIGWFAKPIHPNSANNSGSSRYLREFLDEMQPDQIRGHLRKFTRLPHLAGTEQNLRYAEQIRKEWLEFGLDSVEMVPYDVLLSYPNKSQPNYISVVDQLGNELFNTSLAEPVPEGYEDVSNIVPPYSAFSAKGQPEGDLVYVNYGRTEDFFQLEREMGINATEKIVIVRYGKIFRGNKVKNAMLAGAKGIIMFSDPADYWAAGVQPYPDGWNLPGGGAQRGNVLNLNGAGDPLTPGYPAKEYTYRFSPEDGVGLPKIPVHPIGFQDAILLLKNMGGQIPPNNWKGALNVSYRTGPGFSDDFKNQKVRMNIHTDNQITRIYNVIGRIRGALEPDRYIILGGHRDAWVFGGIDPMSGAAVVHETVRSAGQLLSKGWRPRRTVIFASWDAEEFGLLGSTEWAEDNAKLLQERAVAYINADSAIEGMYTLRVDCTPSLHTLVYDLTKQIASPEEGEEGVSLYDSWHKRDNWTNDRDAPRISKLGSGSDFEAYFIRLGIAAGRARYTKNKKTERYSSYPVYHSVYETFEIVEKFYDPSFKRLRAVAQVRGGLIFLLADSQLLPLDVNQYADSLRKYSQSIAQLAQMHPEEMKMYEVSFDSLFSAGNNFTVAARDFHERLQTLNKADPLQVRIINDQLMYLERAFIDPLGLPGRPFYRHVIFAPSSHNKYAGESFPGIYDALFDIQNSADPKRAWEEVKRQISIAAFTVHAAAMTLTPPA